GCGCCGGGAAGAAGGGACGGCGGCGTAGGGGTCGGCTTACTCGCCGCGCAGTTCGGCGACGTGGTCGATGCGGCGCTGGACGAGGTCGGCCTTGCCGATGTCGTGGCGGATGTGCAGGCCGTCCTCGCCGGCGACGGCCAGCGCGTCCTCGGCCTGTTCCTCCGCCGCGGCGATGGTGTCGGCGACGCCGACGACCGCGAAGGCGCGCGAGGTGGTCGTGTAGATGCCGTCGTCGCGCTCGTCGACGGAGGCGTAGTACAGTAGCGCGTCGCCCGCGCTGTCTTCATCGACGGTGATCTTCGTGCCGGCCTCCGGGTTCGTCGGGTAGCCGGCGGGGGTCGCGTACTTGCAGACCGTCGCCTTCTCCTGGAAGTCGAGCTCCGGCAGGGGCTCGCCGTCGCGGGCCTTCGTCAGAATCTCGTAGAAGTCCGTGTTCAGGACCGGGAGGGTGTTCATCGCCTCGGGGTCGCCGAACCGGGCGTTGAACTCGACGACCTTCACGCCCTCCGCGGTCAGCATGAACTGGCCGTAGAGGATGCCGCGGTAGTCGTCGAGGGCCTCGACGGTCGACCGGAGGACGTTCAGGGCCTCGACGCTGTCGGCCTCGGTCATGAACGGGAGCTGGAAGCTCGCGTCGGTGTAGCTGCCCATGCCGCCCGTGTTGGGGCCCTCGTCGCCCTCGTAGGCGCGCTTGTGGTCCTGCACGGCGGGCGTGATGAGCACGTCGTCGTTGGCGACGATGGCCTGGATGGTGAACTCCTCGCCCACGAGGCGCTCCTCGAGGACGACCGTCTCGTAGTCGGAGTCACGGAGGTACGCCTTGGCCTCCTCCTTGGTGATCTGGTCGCCGGTGACGCGGACGCCCTTGCCGCCGGTCAGGCCGGCGGGCTTGACGGCGAGGTCGCCGTCGTACTCGTCGATGTACTCGCAGGCGGCCTCCATGTCGTCGAAGACGGCGTAGTCCGGGCAGCCGGGGATGTCGTGCTCGGCCATGAACTCGCGCTGGAACGACTTGTCCACCTCGATGCGGGCGTCGGCCTGCTTCGGCCCGAAGGCGTAGACGCCGGCGGCTTCGAGCGCGTCGACGACGCCCTCGGCGAGGGGTTTCTCCGGCCCGATGACGGCCAGCGTCGCGCCGACCTCCTCGGCGTAGGCGACGACCGCGTCGGGGTCGCTCGTGTCCAGTGTCTCGAAGCCCGCGGCGATACGGGCGATGCCGGGGTTGCGGTTGCCGGCGCAGGCGTACAGGTCGAACTCGTCTCGGTCGGGAGACTCGTCGAGCGCCCGGGCGATGGCGTGCTCGCGCCCGCCGCCGCCGACGAGCAAGAGGGTATCGGACATACGCGATACCGGTACGCATGAGAGTGTAAAGGTTGCCCTTCCCGCGAGCAGAACTATACACGTTCGTGTCGGTTCCCCGGCGCTGGGTCGTGTGGGCGACGGGAACCGTCGGCCTCCCGAGTCGCACGCTTTTACCGGCTGACGAGCCAAGGGGGAGGCATGAGTGACCCAACCGCGCGGAACCGGCTCGACGAGGAGGCATCGCCGTACCTCCGACAGCACGCGGACAACCCCGTCAACTGGCAGCCGTGGGACGAGGCCGCCCTCTCGAAAGCCCGCGAGGAGGACAGACCCATCTTCCTCTCGGTGGGCTACTCGGCGTGTCACTGGTGTCACGTCATGGAGGACGAGAGCTTCGAGGACGAGGCCGTCGCCGAGGTCCTGAACGAACACTTCGTCCCCATCAAGGTCGACCGCGAGGAGCGCCCCGACCTCGACTCCATCTACCAGACGGTCTGTCAGGCCGTCACGGGCCGCGGTGGCTGGCCCCTCTCGGTGTGGCTCACACCCGAGGGCAAGCCCTTCTACGTCGGGACGTACTTCCCGCGGGAGGCCAGGCGCAACATGCCCGGCTTCCTCTCCCTGCTGGAGAACGTCGCGGAGTCCTGGAACGACCCGGAGCAGCGCGAGGAGATGGCGAACCGGGCCGAGCAGTGGACCCGGGTGGCGAAGGACCAGCTGGAGGACGTCGAATCGCCGGGCGAGGACGCCCCCGGCGAGGACATCCTCTCCGACGCCGCCGGCTCGCTGATGCGCAGCGTCGACGCCGAGTACGGCGGCTTCGGCAACTCCGGGCCGAAGTTCCCGCAGGAGGCTCGCCTGCACGTCCTCCTGCGCGCCTTCGACCGCTCCGGGCGCGAGGGCTTCCGCGAGGCCGTCACGGCGAACCTCGACGCGATGGGCGACGGCGGCCTCTACGACCACGTCGGCGGTGGCTTCCACCGCTACTGCACCGACCGCGACTGGACGGTGCCCCACTTCGAGAAGATGCTGTACGACAACGCCGAACTCTCCCGGATCTTCCTCGCGGGCTACCAGGTCACGGGTGAAGAGCGCTACCGCGACCGCGTCGAGGAGACCCTGGAGTTCGTCACCCGCGAGCTCCAGCACGACGACGGCGGCTTCTTCGCGACGCTCGACGCCCAGTCCGCGAACGCCGAGGGCGAGCAGGAGGAGGGCGCGTTCTACGTCTGGACGCCGGAACAGGTGCAGGACGTGCTCGACGACGAGACGGACGCCGAGCTGTTCTGCGACCGCTACGGCGTCACGAGCAAGGGCAACTTCGAGAACGGCCAGACCGTGCTGACGCTCTCGGCGAGCATCGAGCAGCTGGCCGAGGACCACGACCTGCCCGAGGCCGAGGTGGAGGCACGCCTCGCCGACGCGAAGCAGACCATCTTCGAGGCCCGCGAAGAGCGCCCGCGACCCCGCCGCGACGACAAGGTCCTCGCCGGATGGAACGGCCTGATGCTCTCTGCGTTCGCCGAGGCCGCCATCGTCCTCGATAAGGGCTACGCAGAGCCCGCCGAGCAGGCCCTCGCGTTCGTCCGCGAGCACCTGTGGGACGAGGAGTCGAACCGGCTGACCCGCCGCTTCGCCGACGGCGACGTGAAGGGCGAGGGCTACCTCGAGGACTACGCGTTCCTCGCCCGCGGCGCCTTCGACCTCTACCAGGCGACCGGGGACCACGCCCACCTCGACTTCGCACTCGACCTCGCCCGGACCATCGAGCGCGAGTTCTGGG
This window of the Haloarchaeobius amylolyticus genome carries:
- the purD gene encoding phosphoribosylamine--glycine ligase; this translates as MSDTLLLVGGGGREHAIARALDESPDRDEFDLYACAGNRNPGIARIAAGFETLDTSDPDAVVAYAEEVGATLAVIGPEKPLAEGVVDALEAAGVYAFGPKQADARIEVDKSFQREFMAEHDIPGCPDYAVFDDMEAACEYIDEYDGDLAVKPAGLTGGKGVRVTGDQITKEEAKAYLRDSDYETVVLEERLVGEEFTIQAIVANDDVLITPAVQDHKRAYEGDEGPNTGGMGSYTDASFQLPFMTEADSVEALNVLRSTVEALDDYRGILYGQFMLTAEGVKVVEFNARFGDPEAMNTLPVLNTDFYEILTKARDGEPLPELDFQEKATVCKYATPAGYPTNPEAGTKITVDEDSAGDALLYYASVDERDDGIYTTTSRAFAVVGVADTIAAAEEQAEDALAVAGEDGLHIRHDIGKADLVQRRIDHVAELRGE
- a CDS encoding thioredoxin domain-containing protein; translation: MSDPTARNRLDEEASPYLRQHADNPVNWQPWDEAALSKAREEDRPIFLSVGYSACHWCHVMEDESFEDEAVAEVLNEHFVPIKVDREERPDLDSIYQTVCQAVTGRGGWPLSVWLTPEGKPFYVGTYFPREARRNMPGFLSLLENVAESWNDPEQREEMANRAEQWTRVAKDQLEDVESPGEDAPGEDILSDAAGSLMRSVDAEYGGFGNSGPKFPQEARLHVLLRAFDRSGREGFREAVTANLDAMGDGGLYDHVGGGFHRYCTDRDWTVPHFEKMLYDNAELSRIFLAGYQVTGEERYRDRVEETLEFVTRELQHDDGGFFATLDAQSANAEGEQEEGAFYVWTPEQVQDVLDDETDAELFCDRYGVTSKGNFENGQTVLTLSASIEQLAEDHDLPEAEVEARLADAKQTIFEAREERPRPRRDDKVLAGWNGLMLSAFAEAAIVLDKGYAEPAEQALAFVREHLWDEESNRLTRRFADGDVKGEGYLEDYAFLARGAFDLYQATGDHAHLDFALDLARTIEREFWDSEQETVFFTPAGGEDLVARPQELRDQSTPSSLGVTLDVLLSLSHFAPEDDFETVVESVLTTHGGRIESSPLEYASLVLAADRWNTGDLELTLVADERPEEWRETLAETYLPLRLLAPRPADEETFEGWLADLDCDEAPPVWADREARDGPTVYACKQFTCSPPTDSVREAIDWAQENL